From Spiroplasma endosymbiont of Amphimallon solstitiale:
TAATGAATTAGGTATAACTAACATTAATATTAAATTAGATGTTACAATTATTGCACAATTAAAGGTTGAAGTTTTAGGAGAATAATTATGTCTAACAATGGTCAATATATAAATAATGCAGAAGTTAATGTTTTAAGTGCGATGATTCAATCATCACCAGCATGTGAAAGTGCATTAAATTTATTGGCACCACATGATTTTACAATTAATTCTAATCAAATTATTTTTAAAACAATTACCAATCTTTATAAAAATAATTCTGGTATTGATGTAACAACTATTGCCGAAGAATTAGTTAAGCAAAATAATTTGGATAAAATTGGTGGAATTGAATATTTATCTTCTTTAGTGGCTCAATATATTACTGATGCTAATTTAAAAGAACACATTGATATTTTGATTGAAAGAACTACTAAACGACAATTAGAAAATGCTTTAAAAAATATTGGTAAAGAGTTACAAAGTGAAAAGTCAATTAATGAAGTTTTAATTGCTGCTGAAGCTCAAATTGTACAAGTAAGTAGTGAACGTAATCATGAAGAGATGTTGCCAATTAGTGAACACATTGATGATGTGGTAACTAAAATTGAACAACTACAAAAATCAACAGTTAATATTACTGGTACAAGTTCAGGTATTAACAATTTGGATATGATTACTAGTGGTTTTCAGCGAGGTGACTTAATTATTTTAGCAGCTAGACCTTCAATGGGTAAAACCGCCTTAGCACTTAATTTTGCTTTAAATGCTGCTAATGAACAAAATAATAAAAACGATGTTGTTGTTATTTTTTCATTAGAAATGCCAAAAGATCAATTAATTACAAGAATGATTTCTTGTCAAGGACATTTTGATGCTAATCGTTTACGTAATAAGTCTAAATTTACACAGGCTGATTGAAATCGTATTAGTGCTACTGCTGAGCAATTGAAACAAAAAAGAATTATTATTGATGATACACCTGGTTTAAGAGTTTTAGAGTTGCAAACTAAATTAAGAAAATTAAGTCGTGAAAATAGCATTAAGTTAGTAATTATTGATTATTTACAGTTATTAACTGGTAGAGATAGTGAATCACGTCAACAAGAAGTTTCAAATATTTCTCGTAGTTTAAAAATTTTGGCAAGAGAATTAAGAGTACCAATTGTTTGTTTATCACAATTATCAAGAATGGTGGAGAGACGTGAAGAAAAACGTCCTTTAATGTCTGATTTACGTGAGTCAGGGGCTATTGAACAAGATGCTGATGTAATTATGTTTTTATATCGTGATGATTATTATAAGGAAAAAAATAGTGAAGAAACAACAAGTTCACAAGAAAGTAATCTTGCTGAAATTCTTATTTCTAAACATCGAAACGGCCCAACAGGAAAAGTAGTAACTGTTTTTATTCCAAAATGAGGTAAGTTTGAAAATTATACAGGATAAAAATAATAAAAAACCTAAAATTAAATTTTAGGTTTTTTTTAAAAGAAGTTAATAAATTAAATTAATTAGTTTTTATTATCCTTCTGGATTTAAACTTTTAAATAGTTTTCCTTTATTATCACTAATTTTAGTTCCAGCGTAAACAATACCATTGACATTTAATAAACTGTGTACTTCACCACCACTGCTACTTCAACTAAAAATACCAATTGCTACTGTATAGACAACTTTTTTAATTTTGTAGAAAAGTAGTGGTAAAATAAAAAAAGTCATCAACTTGACTTAAAATTTGATTTTATTAAATTTTGGGATTTATTTTTTTTACAAACTGAAATATAACACATTGGATTTTTGATAAGGGGTTAATCCGTAGTGTTGATATTTTCATTTCCATAAATTGAGGTAATTTTGAATATTGGTAAATCCAATGCCATGGTAATGAGTAATAAATTCTTTTAAACTTGATTGTATTTTACTGACATTACTTAATTTTTTATAATTTAATTCTTTATTTTCTTTTGATTTAAACTGCTGGATAGTGGATTTAGTTTGTTTAGCTACTGTATCATATAATACTTGCATATCACAAACTATAATTGAATTTTCTTCGATAAGTTTCGATGTTAAGTTTTCTTGTACTCATTTTTTATTTAATCTTTTAGTATTTGTTGTTTGAGCATAGATATTTCGGTTTTCATCAATTGCCATTTGAATACAACAATTTAAATCTTTAGCATTTTCTTCAATTCATTGTTTTCTTGGATCATTTGGATCTTTAAAGTTTCCTTTATGAATTTCTTTGATAAAAGTTTCGTCAATTTCAATTCTAGCTTTTAATTTTACAAATTGATTTTGTGTTTTTACTAATTGTGTTGATTTCATAAATTTTTGACGATTAAATCAGGCAGTTTTATTTGTAGTATTAATAAATTGAGAAATAATGTAAGCAGATTGACCTAAAGTAGCTATTTGTATCAATAAATCTCATTGATCATGAGATAAATGACTTCAATAAAAATAATGATTTT
This genomic window contains:
- the dnaB gene encoding replicative DNA helicase; this encodes MSNNGQYINNAEVNVLSAMIQSSPACESALNLLAPHDFTINSNQIIFKTITNLYKNNSGIDVTTIAEELVKQNNLDKIGGIEYLSSLVAQYITDANLKEHIDILIERTTKRQLENALKNIGKELQSEKSINEVLIAAEAQIVQVSSERNHEEMLPISEHIDDVVTKIEQLQKSTVNITGTSSGINNLDMITSGFQRGDLIILAARPSMGKTALALNFALNAANEQNNKNDVVVIFSLEMPKDQLITRMISCQGHFDANRLRNKSKFTQADWNRISATAEQLKQKRIIIDDTPGLRVLELQTKLRKLSRENSIKLVIIDYLQLLTGRDSESRQQEVSNISRSLKILARELRVPIVCLSQLSRMVERREEKRPLMSDLRESGAIEQDADVIMFLYRDDYYKEKNSEETTSSQESNLAEILISKHRNGPTGKVVTVFIPKWGKFENYTG
- a CDS encoding transposase-like zinc-binding domain-containing protein; this encodes MSDKDFIEIFRENKTRIKQIEKKEKFEAVEKKFKEKGIQCPDCSSFLCTKYGSKDYKQRYKCKSCNITFHAFKNHYFYWSHLSHDQWDLLIQIATLGQSAYIISQFINTTNKTAWFNRQKFMKSTQLVKTQNQFVKLKARIEIDETFIKEIHKGNFKDPNDPRKQWIEENAKDLNCCIQMAIDENRNIYAQTTNTKRLNKKWVQENLTSKLIEENSIIVCDMQVLYDTVAKQTKSTIQQFKSKENKELNYKKLSNVSKIQSSLKEFITHYHGIGFTNIQNYLNLWKWKYQHYGLTPYQKSNVLYFSL